The following proteins are encoded in a genomic region of Aminivibrio pyruvatiphilus:
- a CDS encoding VOC family protein has translation MILSLHHPSFTVENLERSVAFYRDVLGLTLEGIWERDPVYSEGVTGIPGAHLKVAYFSLPNASFELVEYMGGKGVRIDTSTNNTGSAHVCFITDDFDALADRLRKAGAVFAGGVNVIPGGANRGKKIVYVEDPDGNTLELISSTVSG, from the coding sequence TTGAAAGGTCCGTGGCGTTCTACAGGGATGTCCTCGGCCTCACGCTCGAAGGAATATGGGAGCGGGACCCGGTCTATTCCGAGGGAGTTACCGGCATTCCCGGGGCTCATCTGAAGGTGGCCTATTTCTCCCTGCCCAACGCTTCCTTCGAGCTCGTGGAGTACATGGGCGGAAAGGGAGTCAGGATCGACACGTCCACGAACAACACGGGCAGCGCCCACGTATGTTTCATCACGGATGATTTCGACGCCCTGGCCGACCGCCTCCGCAAGGCGGGAGCGGTCTTCGCCGGCGGTGTCAACGTGATTCCCGGCGGAGCCAACAGGGGAAAGAAGATCGTCTACGTGGAGGACCCTGACGGCAACACCCTGGAGCTCATCTCCTCCACGGTTTCCGGCTAG
- a CDS encoding HD-GYP domain-containing protein, giving the protein MLPPRQKILVAEDSLSQRVMISRHLRKWDYDVLEASDGLEALSLFRRESPSIVVTDLDMPGIDGFRLIEAIRKSEIFRTFIIVLSASDDKSSVVSALAMGADDYLVKPYHPDELEVRLSGADRVLMLQNQELLIFAMAQMVDTRSRETGAHLDRVQFFCRKLAEGLAVMGEEVVTPSWTNQLFSLAPLHDVGKIGIPDAILNKPGRLSPEEFEVMKEHVTIGADMFARIHEKTGYAPFAFARDIIRYHHEKFNGSGYPEGLSGESIPLAARIVALADVYDAISSKRVYKPAFPREVCWDIINEGRGTHFDPRMVDIFNEEESFFWSIVEEYRDFDL; this is encoded by the coding sequence GTGCTGCCGCCGCGCCAGAAAATACTCGTCGCCGAGGATTCCCTTTCCCAGAGGGTCATGATCTCCAGGCACCTGCGAAAATGGGATTACGACGTCCTGGAGGCCTCGGACGGCCTTGAGGCCCTGTCGCTCTTCCGGCGGGAAAGTCCGTCCATCGTGGTCACCGACCTGGACATGCCGGGGATTGACGGGTTCAGGCTGATAGAAGCCATACGGAAAAGCGAGATCTTCAGAACCTTCATCATCGTCCTGAGCGCTTCGGACGACAAGTCAAGCGTCGTTTCCGCGCTGGCCATGGGCGCTGACGATTACCTGGTGAAGCCCTACCATCCGGACGAGCTTGAAGTGCGCCTTTCGGGCGCCGACAGGGTTCTCATGCTCCAGAACCAGGAGCTGCTTATCTTCGCCATGGCCCAGATGGTGGACACGAGGAGCAGGGAAACAGGAGCCCATCTCGACAGGGTGCAGTTTTTCTGCCGGAAGCTTGCCGAAGGACTGGCTGTCATGGGAGAGGAGGTCGTGACCCCGTCCTGGACGAACCAGCTCTTCTCCCTGGCTCCCCTTCACGACGTGGGAAAGATCGGCATCCCGGACGCCATTTTGAACAAGCCGGGCAGGCTGAGCCCGGAAGAATTCGAAGTTATGAAGGAACACGTGACCATCGGCGCCGACATGTTCGCACGGATCCACGAAAAAACCGGATATGCCCCCTTCGCCTTCGCCAGGGATATCATCCGGTACCATCACGAAAAATTCAACGGCTCGGGGTACCCGGAGGGGCTGTCAGGGGAATCCATCCCCCTGGCGGCGAGGATCGTGGCTCTGGCTGACGTCTACGACGCCATCAGCAGCAAACGGGTATACAAGCCGGCCTTTCCCCGGGAAGTCTGCTGGGATATCATCAACGAGGGGAGGGGAACCCATTTCGACCCCCGAATGGTGGACATCTTCAATG